The Fibrobacter sp. genomic sequence ATTTCGTTGCTATAGGCACTATTTTCCTTCTGAAATCTCTCCATCACCGCCTGCTGGCTGGCAATCGATTCATTTACCGACGAAATAGCCTTCTCAAGCTCTCCCAGACGCTGGTCCGGCACTGAGGGCATATAATCGTTCTGGGTAAGGCCGTTATTAAACCGGGCTACCTCTTTTGAGAGATCCTGACCATCAGTCTTCTTCTGACTTACAAATGCAACGATGAAGATAAAAGAAGCAAAAGCAACTATAGGAATAATCCAGAGTAACTCTATCTGCACCTGTGTCTCCTTGATCCATCTAAAAAAATAACACTCCCCGACCCGTATGTGCAATTTCGTTGAGAATTGGTATGGCCCCTGCTATTTTATTCTTTCTATATTATATCATGATTCACATGATTTTAATTTAGAAAAACTGCCCCCGTTCTCCAGTTCGGGGTCAGAATCGGTATCGGAATCGATCCCTCATTGCATTGCAATACAAAACTCGACCATTATTAACACGATTAAGAAATGTTTTTCTTGATTCTAAATAGAGGAAGAAATCTTTTTAAAAACAATTCGATACCGATACGATACCCGGCTTTGAAAGCAAACGGGGTTCTTGAAACGAAAAATTTCTAATTTGGATATAAAATGGAGATAAAAAATGGCTGAACTACCAATCATGTCAGTTTCCGGAATTCGCGGTGTAGTCGGAAAAACAATAGATCCGTATTTCGTTTCCAGAATAGCATTCATTCAAACCAAAATATCCGGCGGCGGGAAAGTGATTGTGGGAAGAGACACAAGAAACTCCGGAGCGATGCTGGCTGAGGCTGCCTTCAGAGGGATCCGGGCAGCAGGAGGTACACCGGTCGACCTCGGAATCGCCCCCACCCCCACTACCTGCCTCTGCACCTCATCACTGGGCGGTTCAACAGGAATCATTATCACTGCCAGTCACAATCCCGGTCAATACAACGGATACAAAATGGTGCACAGCACCGGACGGCTGTTCAGGGCAGATGAGTGCCAGAGAGTCTATAAGCAGTTTCTGAATGGAGAATATCCCAGTAATGAGGAATTGGAAAAGGCAGAAGCCAGCGCTGAATCCAGTGTTGATGGCGCGGAGATCCATGTCGGGAAGATTCTCTCCAGAATTGACGCTGAAGCGATCAAAACCGCCAATATCCATATCGCTGTCGACTCGATCAACGGCGCCGGAGGAGCGGTTTTCCCTCTGCTGCTCGAGAAACTCGGTGTCAAATGGTCAGGGGTGCATAATAAACTGGATGGAGATTTTGTTCATAACCCGGAACCCCGCCCTGAGCATCTTGGCGATCTCTCCAACCTCTTGAAATCAACTCCAGGCAACTGGGGAGGGTTTGTGTTTGATCCCGATGCGGACCGACTGGCAACGATGGGCGAAAACGGAGAAGAGATCTCTGAGGAGATGACTCTTGTCTTTGCGCTTCAGAATCTGCTCCAGAGAGAGAAATCCGATGTGGCTACAAACCTGTCCACATCGATGCTTATTGATGATGTGGCTTCGAAATTCGGTGTAAAAGTTTACAGATCCAAAATCGGGGAGGCCAATGTAGTCGAGACCATGGGAAAGAATAACTGCAGGTATGGCGGTGAGGGTAATGGAGGGGTGATTTACCCAGAGATCACCAATGCCCGCGATGGTCTCACAGGTATGGCTCTTATTCTGGAACTGATGGCCAAAACAGGAAAGAGGCTCACAGAGATCGCTTCAGCCTGGCCCAGATACGCTATCGTAAAAGAAAAAATCGAATGCAGCGGTATCGATCCCGCTTCTATAATCGGTAAACTCGAGAAGAAGTTCTCCGGAGAGCACACTGATAACCTTGACGGACTTAAAATTATCAGAGATTACGGGTGGGTTCACCTCAGAGCTTCCAATACCGAACCGATAATTCGATGCTATGCTGAAGCGCGCAGCGAAAAGCAGGCAAGGGAACTGGCGGATATGGTACTTGAGATCGCGAAGTGCTCCTGAAAAGGAGAACTTCCCCTTTTCAGGAAGAAGAATTACGATCTGTACTCCCCGCCCGAAACTCAGTTTTCATACAGTATTTGAGCCATGAAAACAATGATATATTTTTGCATAAATGGCTGATAATCAGGCAGTCTCTGCGAAGGGGGAATAAATGTACAGACACTGTTTCACTCTTGTTGTAATTCTTTTCTGTTATCTTTCAATAAGCGCTTCAGTAATAAGCGGTTCATCAACAATAAACCTCAACGGACCTGCCTCAGAGCAGCAGATCCAAACCGCACGTCAAGGTGCAAGGACGCAGTTAAAGAAAAAACTGGTAGAATGGGTCTCAGAAAACTCAGGCTCCATGCAATTTGACACTCTCAATGCTCTTCATAATCTCTTCCTTGAGAGTTTCGTCGACTCCTGTCTCAAATTAACCAAAGAGGAATCATTTTATCAGGGAAAGTCTCTTACTATAACCTACAACGTCACACAGGAGACAGCAGAGCAGGCTGCAAAGACATATAATGAACAGCTCGATTCCAAAGCATTTCTATTCTGGAGCGCCGCGAAAAACGCAGCCCAGGAAAACAACCCTGTTCAATTCTACAAATCAGCTATCCAGGCCCTCTCTTACGCCTCAGCCCGTATCGGGTCACCTGCGATACTTCCCGAAGATGGAGGGAAAATTCTGACAAACGTTATCAGGGATACTCTGCGGGTCTTTCTGGACAAAATCACTTTTAAATCATCCAATATGATCCTCGAGGGACGGGCCGGAAAACCTGTCAACAATCCCCCATCAATAACCGTAACATACGACTCTACGCCTCTTCCCGGAATAGGACTGACCGCACTTTATCAGAATGGAAAAGTGCTTTTCTCAACTGTCACAAATGAAGAAGGCAAGATGAGTTTTGACGGTCTCAAGATACCTTTCGTTGCCAACGGGACACTGATTTCTGTCAAGCATAACCCGGGCAGGATAATCGATGAGAATATATTCGTGAGCACAAAAGATCTTGGCCTGCGCCTCAAGAACAGCGGGGACCAGACTTTTATCTTCAAACTTTCCCGTCCCACATACTCTCTTGAGTACAAAGCCTCATCAGTGAGCCAGATTACTCTTCCTCCTGATTTTGCAGGTGATTCCCATCTTAAGAAATTTCTCAATGATTCCTGCCACATGCAGGCTGTTAAATCCGGGACACAGGCAGACCTGGCGATCTTCGTTCAGAATCAGGTGTCAAACTATAACTATGATGAAACCGAAGAGGTTGGTGTAAAGCTCACAGCCCAGATAACAGTGAAGGGTCTCACACTCGAACCCCCGAAAACCGAACAGGAACAGTTGATCTACGAGAAGAGGTACGAAAATAGAAACGATATCCCCTACGGGCTTTTCTTCTGGGAGGCTAACCAGAAGCTGAGAGAGGCAATCAAAAACACCATGAACCGCCTTTAAGCACCGTCTTATCCGGTGCTTTCCTCCGGCCTGTTTGCTATCTCCACACTCGGAGGACTTGAGAGGTAGAGTTTTCGCGCGATACTTCTGATGTAAAGCCTGGCCTCCCTGGCTTCAGCCAGGGTCCTCTCGATGTCTTTTCCATGCACACCGGAAAGCTCAAGAATAATCCCTCCGTGAAAATTTGTCTCGCTTAACTCATAAAGAACTTTTGTCCAGTCTATCATACCCTTACCTGGCGGAAGATGATCATCACTGGTCCCGAAATTATCATTTGCATGTACAACCTGCAGATGTCCCGAGAGTTTGTACATGATATTATAGAGATCACCCGAAAGCGTAGCATGCCCGGTGTCAAGACAGGTGGTGATATTCAAACTCTCCATCGACCCCATTATCCAGAGCATATCACTGATATTTCCAAACGGAAGATGGGGAAGCATGTTCTCCAGTGCCAGTCCCACATTGATGGAATGGCACTTTTTTGCCACCAGATTGAGCACACCGGAAACATTTCTCATCCGCTGCATTCTCTCCTCAATCGAGAAGCAGAGATTTTTGTCGGGTCCGGGATGGATTATGAAGTGACGTACATTCAGAATTGAGGCAGCCTCTGCTGCTGTTATCAGTTCCTGGAAAGAGTATTCTCGATGAGACTGATCGAGTGAGGAGATGTCGACATCTACAAACGGAGCATGGAACGAATATGCCTCCATCCCCAGTTCCTCAAGCCTTTTTGCAACCAGTTTAATTGTGTCAATGTCGCGAAAATTCAAATGTCCGGGTGATGAACAGATTTCAACCATCCCGAAGCCGCCATTGCGGATCGGCTCGAGACAGTCAAATATGCTCATCTGGTAGAAACAGCCTGTCGAGAGGCCTACCGGCCAGTCACTCACTCTTTCATCCTTTTCAGAAGAGGTTGTTTCAAGGCTTCAAGACTGCAGGAATTATGTGCATTGAAGCAAAACTGCATTTTCTTTACTGATTCACAATCAAAGTACCCCAGATTATCACGTCCGCTCCTGATAAGGGCAGCAAATGTACGGGTGTAAAATTCGGCCCTGGTTGCCGCATCATAGAAGTACCACTCCCTTCCCCATCCATAGTCGCGCTCATATTTCGACCTGATCAGCCCGGCGATATGCACCGGATGCCATCCGAGAGAAAGTAGCGCCCTGACCACCTGCCTGATCCCGGCAGGTTTCAAGAGTAAATCATTGGGATTCTGGAGTATGAATCTGATACAGGGCGGAAGAGACTCTGCCTGAAAGCGGTCATAGGTCTGAGGCCACCTGGATGGCACCTCCTGTTTTACAGAGTAGTACCAGTTATGATACTCCGCCTCGGGAGAACTCAGGTACGCACGGATCAGATTCAGCATCTGCCTTGACTGATCAGGAATACTCGCCGATGCGCGGGAGGCAAGCTCAATTGCCTTTCTCTGATCCCGCATCGTCTCGATCCCCTCATTGAGATCCATCTCAAAAAGAGGAACAGTAACCATCTGAGGTATCTTTCTCCAGATCTCATCATTGAGTATTCCGCTTTTCTGCCAAGGTTTAAGATACCCGCTGAACGGCACCCGGATAAGACGGGTGTTAAGGAGATCCCCGTACTCCGTAATGTCAAGCGAGATCATCTCCCTTCCCCTCTGCTGAGGAGGAACTTCGATAGCCGAGAGTTCGACAGGAATCTCACTTTCCTTTGAGGCCTTGTCCCTTACCAGAAGAGCAAGATACTCCATGACAAGCGCCAGACCGGCAAACGCGGCACCCAGATCACGCTCGAGAGGTTTGTTTACCAGAGGATGGTTTTCAGAGTAACGTTTCACCAGATGATCCGGTAATCGTCCGATCTGGCTTAACATGCCGAAGGCAGCAGACTCGCGGCTTATAAGCCAGACAAAGTGATGCCCCCTTCCGCTGAGTACATGAAGAGGTGCGATACCGTGCTCCAGCAGTATTTTCTCTATCGCCAGCTCCGATGGCCTCTGAAGGTAAAAGGCTCTCTGCGGATCAAGGTACGGTTCTGCGGGAAAATCGAAATTTACATATTCTATGTCAAGGTGAACGATAAGCGAGTTTCTGTCCCAAAGTGACCTGGAAATATCGAGCCCCCTGGAGAGAAAGTATTCAAGCTCCTGAGGGGACCTCATGTCCCACCCTCTCTCATCCTCAGCATCACACTGTGCTATAAACATACAGGTAGCAGAATCGAGACTCTTTCCCCCCAGAAATTCTATTATCCTGGCTCTGATATTCCTGTCTTTATAGTATGAGACCAGATCCATTTTTCTCACCCGGAAACATAGTTTCCTTTTCCTATGATCAGCTGTAAGAAAGGACCGCTGAGAAGAGGCGAGGGTCCGTTACGGAAGCGAACACCCTTGCCGAACCATGTACTCTGCTGTGAAGGATCAACCTGTATTCCGCCCTTTAACCCCATGGTAAAAACTTTCTTACTTCTTTCCAGATGAAAAACACGCATCACCGCTCCTCCAAACCCGGTAAGAAAAGTGGGAAGCCAGTAAACATCCGATGACGCCTTCTTATCTGATGTAAATTCAAGTTCCGCGGTATTATGAGAAAAGCGAAGTAAAGTGCCGCCCAGGCTGAAAAAGGGATAGACCTTCCAGGTTTCTCCGGGCATGTTGAAACTAACCCCCATAAGCAGATTACCGCTTATGCCAAACAGCGATGCCTCACGGTTATTCTCATAACGATTTCTCCAGATAAGCCCTCCCACAGAGGCCTCCAGAACAAGATTCTGTATCAGCAGATGCTTACCGACCTCGAGGGAAAGGGGTTTTGACGAAAAGGCGGGGAGCTCAAGAGTTGCCATCGTTTCATTCAGTGAACTCAAATCAACATTGGCCCATCCTGCACCAGCATAGCACAAACGCTGAAAGTCACTGGCCCAGTGATGAGTCTGTGATGCCATGAGAGGAGAAGCCAGAAGAATGGAAACCACAATTCCTTTACAAACACCTGTAAACCTCATACTGCCTCCTTTTGCACGTGAAAAAAAACCTTTAATTTGACAAGGTTCAAATCGCATGCCAGAGAAAGCGTTAGGTTGCACACTTTTTCTGAACAGTGTCTCAGGAGAGAATTGGCACAGGGATTGTATTTACTTATTAAACAGGGATAAACCCGGTTATTGACATAATGCTTCCAGCAAAAATTATCAGGGAAATACATGGATACTGCAGAGGAAATTTCCAGAAAAGCCATAGCCCTGGGAAAGTTAACTCTCAGGATGACAACTCATGCCGGCTCAGGTCACCCCTCAAGCAGCCTCTCTATCCTTCACATTATCACAGCACTTATGTACAAGGTGATGCGCTTTGATCCACAGAACCCCTGGAATCCATCCAACGACAGGCTGGTACTCAGTGAAGGACACGCCGTACCCATTGTCTACGCAGCCTACGCCGATCTTCAGGGCGGCTACGGAAGCAGTCCTCAGGGGGTACAGTTCCTCTCCACCGAAGATCTTGATTCCTTCCGTCAGATCAACTCTCCCCTTGACGGGCATCCTAACCCCTCCGCGGGATTCCCCTTCTTTGACTGCGCCACAGGATCTCTCGGCCAGGGACTCTCCTGCGCCTGCGGTGTGGCCCTGGCTGCAAGGCTGAATAATATCGAAAAGAAAATCTTCGTCATAATCGGCGACAGCGAATCCCGTGAGGGACAGATCTGGGAGGCGATGGATTTTCTCGTAGACAACAACCTCTCCTCTGTAATTCCGATCTTTAACTGCAACGGCCTGGGACAGACAGGGCCGGTCTCTGCTCAACAGTCAACAAACACCCTCGAGAAAAAACTGAAATCCTGGGGACTGAAAACAATCGTTATTGACGGACACAATCCGTCAGATGTTCTTAAAAGCCTGAGAAAAGCAAAAGCATCCACCTCTCCCACCGCTATACTGGCGAAAACTGTCAAGGGATGGGGTGTAAGGGAGTTGCAGTCTGATAAATCCCACGGCAAAGCTCTGCCGGAAAACAAGCTGGGAGAGGCAATCAGGGAACTGGATTCCTCCATGAATATACAAACAATCCCACCTGACCATAACCACCGCATGTACCCCCTGCTTCCTCAAAGAGCCACTCTGCCACACAGAAAAGAGGGGAAGCTCCCCAACCCCGATTTCAACAAACTTCTTCAGAATGACCCCTACATCGAAAAATTCAAACGGGGACTTATGAGTACCAGGAGAGCTTTCGGGATAGCTTTAAGGGAACTGGCAACTGTCGATGAGAGGATTGTTGCACTCGATGCAGATGTAAATAATTCTACCTTTTCAAAATACATGGCTGAAAAATTTCCGGAACGCTTCTTCCAATGTGGAATCGCGGAGCAGAACATGCTCTCTGTCGCATCCGGGCTCTCCTCAGGAGGTTTTATTCCCTTTGTGTCAAGCTTTGCGAAATTTCTTGTCCGTGCCTACGATCAGCTTGAGCTTGCCCTTATCTCAGGTGCCAACCTGAAAATCTGCGGCTCACACTCCGGAGCAAATATCGCGGCGGATGGGCCCAGCCAGATGGGACTTTCGGACATGGGATACATGCGGGCACTCTCGACCAGCTTAAATGTAAATGATGAACCTCTGATGGTTATCTTCAATCCCGCATGCGCCGTGGCTGCATTTAAATGTGTTCAACTGATGGTAGATCGGGATGGTGCCTGCTATATGCGCACAATCCGTCAGGACACCCCCCTCCTCTACTCACCCGATGAAACTTTCGAGATCGGAGGAGCCAAAACACTTATCAGGGGAAATGATGTGGCAGTGATGGCATCTGGGTATATGGTACACGCATGCAAGGGCGTTGTGGAGGAACTGAGGAGTGCTGGTGTCGATGCAAGTCTTTACGACTGCTACTCAATCCCAATCAATCCGGAGATTGTTATCGATGCGGCAAGGGAGAATAAAGGGAAAATTATCACAGTAGAGGATAATTTCGGAAACGGACTCGGTGCAGAGATCTCATCCATTGTCTCCGCTGATCCTTCCGCCAGTGCAGTTGTAAAACAGATTTTTGTCAAACGGATGCCGAAATCGGGAATTACCGCGGAGGATGTTCTGGATTTTGTGGGAATGGGTATCTAGGGACGACAGCACGACGGGGGACTACACTACGTCAACACAGAGGGGGGTGGCAGAAGACCGGCGTCTTCGACAGGCTGAAGCCAGGGGGAGACCTCCCACACTTATTTCTTAACGGAATAATTGCCTTTTGTAAATAGTGTTATTACCTGTAATCATTATTCTGGTATACTGTCTATAGTCGAAGCGGGCTCACTGAAAATTGCCGAAGTGAGCCCGACCAATGATCTCAACCATCAATACAGTTCACCTCTCCGGGTATGCTACCCCGGAAACCTCTTTTATCAGTTCTCCGACAAGCTCCTTTGTCGTGCTCATTGCAATATCCCCGGTAGAGAGCACCCCCACAACCTCATCCTTGAAATTCTTAACCAGCAATCTCCTTATCTTTCTCTGCTCCATGATATCGACAGCATCCTCGATATCCTGATCCTCATAACAAAAAACCACATCGGGAGTCATCACATCGGACACCCTTACCGTCGACGGATCCCGTCCTTCAGCTACCACCCGCAGAGCGATATCACGGTCTGTCAGCATCCCCACCGGTTCCCCTCCTTCAAAGATGGGAATTACACCTATGTTTTTATCCCTCATCCTCTCAGCGGCTTTCTTGACAGGATCTGATGAGACCAGAAAATCCACTCCATAAGTCATTATTTCACTTACTCTCATAGAAATACCCTCCTCTATACTAATACTACGCTTTTCAAGGAGGAATCTTGCAGGCTTGCCAGGCGCTCCTTTGCGCTTTAATCACGCAAAAAAGCACAGATACAGCCCGGTTGATAACACCCGCATATTATGCGCCTTCCAGGACACACACCGACGATGGTAGAACGAGGCGCAGAGCCAATGATTCTGAGACATTGAAAATGTATTCCCTTCCCGATGGTCCCTCAAAGCCGACAGACAGGTCCTGCCCGAGGATTATAGACGCAAATGCTTTGCCGCTGGCCAGAAGGACTCCACCGGAGGAGATCGCGGCTGCCTTGAATATTCCCTCTGTAACAAGCGATTTCATGTGATCCATCTCAAGAATCTCGGTCTGGGGGTATCGACGAAACAGTTTATTGTACAGAGGTGTTGAAAGAGCGAGACTGTAGGGGCCGTGGAATCCCGCATTGTCAAGCTTCTCCGCTGCGGCTATTACCGCCTCGACTGCATCACCGACCTCATCCCAGGGTTTAAGCTTGCTTTTTAATACTCCCGGACTGTTAAGAAGCCCTGTTATTCCTGCTGATTTCAACCCGTAGTATAGAAGATAATCCTCCTGGGCACACACAGCCATCACTGATGAAACCAGAGATTCCAGACTAAAAGCGATGCCCTCTCTCCGGTGCGCCTCGATCTCCCTTGCCGAAATGGAGAACGATTTTTCCAGAAGTGACAGAGGCATACAGTTTGGCATACTGATCTTAAGTCCATTTTCCTCCTTGCCCAGGCTTTCTGCTCCAGGCACAAACTGCAATCCCAACCCAAACGGTCCTTCGGCATAGATCAACCTTCGTGCACTGAGCTGACTCTCAGCCACAGTTTTCACCATCATGTCTATCGAGTCCCAGAAACTGTTTTCAAAAGGCGCATCTTCTCTATTCAGTAAATTTGCCATATCCGTATCCTTTCTATTCAGCACTCCTCTTGAGATTCCCCACACTCTGCGGAATGTGCTCATTTTCTATACGCAGAGTTTTCTGCCTCATCTCCTCCACCTCCGATGCCCCCTGCTGCATAAAGGATGATTCATCGGGAGAGAGCAGCTCTATAAGCCTCTGAAACTCCCCCTTATGCACTTTCTCCTCCTCAGCCACATCCCTGAGTACCGCCCTCGCAAGCTCATCTGTGCAGGCATCGGCAATAGCCTCGTACAGATGAACCGCTTCCTCCTCAGCAGAGAGAGAAAGACGCAATGCCCTGAGCAGTTCACCTCTGCTGAGAGGACGCTCGGGGGCTTTTCCGCTAAAAGGATTTACAAATTCTGGCATGTCAACCTCCGTCAAGGGCATAGATGTATATGTATGAACAATTCAAGAAATTTGTTGCAATTGACATGCCAGTTTGGCTTTGCTTCGTGAAAAGCCTGGAAGAGCCGGGTGACCAATCCATTCCAGAAGGCCAGTAATGGGCAGGTAAGGTGTGTTTTAAGCCGGATGGTGATAAAAATACAGAAAAAACCTGTCAGGTCTCATCACCGGTTTTTCAGCAGTATTTTCGGGCTTTTTCCTGAGTTCCCGACAGTTATGCCGCTGCAGTGTTTCAGATGGTTTACTCTTCTCCCGCTTATATCGTATGTCATACCATTCTGTCTGTTCCCCAACCCTGCTGATATCCGGATTGATTTCGATTTGATGCCGGTTTTATCACCTGTTGTATGGAGAATTATCTCCACTAAATCGGTATAAAGCGCATACACCGCATCACCCTCTTTTTCGATTTGAACATAAACAGCTAATTCCTTTTCGAAAAAATAGTGCCCATCAGGGGAAAACCATCCCGGTGCAAATGTCGTGTCAGCCACCAGCTCAAGAGTTATTGAATCATCAACAGTACAGTATTTGAACAGATGCCCGGCCTGACAAGCATTAAATCTCATTTTGATGCTTCCTCCCCCCTCACGAACAGCTTTACCGCTCCATTTGAATGTTGCACCTGTGATGGAATCATCTCCCAGGAAAGAGTATACCGGGGTCATGTCGAATACATAATATTGACAAACCGGGCCTTTATGATTACTCACAAGACACAGCCCGTCTTTCTCATTAAGAAGAGATGATATAGAATCCTGCTTCATGAATTTAGCACTGATTTTCATCAGTCCGTCTATTGCATAAACGCTCCTGTATTTGACCGCAGAGAGCATCGTGAGCGCTTCGGTATTGCTTCCTGATGCAAACCCGTAGGAGATACGCGGATCCTGCCCTTGTGAGTAATTAAGAACCATTTCACCCGAACAGATTGCAGATAAAAACAGCATTATTACAGATGAAGCCTTCAAAGTCACCCCCTTGTTTATTTTTGTATCTGAATCAGCGAAGCATTCCGTGGAATAATCCGTCAATAAATATAATAAAATGAATTACTGAAAAAGCCATAGAATAAAGGGAAAAGTGTATTCAGTTGCATTCATCTGTTGTTTTTCCGGATATTTCAGATCGGAAGAAGACTGGGTGCATACTCTCGTGTTGTCGTACTTTCGTAATGTCGTATTGTCGTAGTTTCGGCACTCGTATCGATATCGATTCCGATGCCGACAGGAGGAACAAACATCGGTGTCTCTAATTAATGTGTGCCGCTTAGTTAACAGGACATAACTGTTGCAGTTTATTCTATTTCCGTATTTTTCCTTGTTAATTGAGATATCAGGAAACTGACGGTACACTAAGGAGAGGTCTGAAACGTCCTTAATTCATCTCCGGGGTAAAATTATGACTTATTCTGGCCACATTTTGACAGGCTATTTCACTGTTTCACCCCGGAGATGAATCAACAACCCAGAATATAGCGTTTCCTGCAAAACAACCCTATCAGCTCAATTATTACATCAAAGAGATAAAAATGTGAGGTCTCCCCCTGACTCCAGCCCCGCCGTAGCTTCTTTAGCGCAGGCGTGTCTCCAGCCCGCAGTGTCGTACTCTCGTACGCGCGTACCATCTTCCCCAATTCGGGAAAAACCTTTCCCATTCCGCAAATCCAACCACCATCACACTGTAATTACAGCAGAATCAGCCAATTATAAATGTGCACGATTTTTGCATATCTTTCATCGGTACATAAAACAACACACCGTTTTCTTCAACATGGGACTGAGGCGCTCCGCTGAATTACCTTAGTACCGTTTTTCAGCAGTGATACCTCCTGACAAAGAAAGGCTTACGCTATGACCCGATATGGCTTTTTCAAAGAAATGGCAATCCCCTTCGATACTGTACTTAAAAAACTCCCGATGGAGTTGAGACGGAAGGGGTTTGAGGTGCTCTCTGATGTGCGTGTAGATCGTGAACTGGAAAAATACCTGGGAGTGAGTTTTCAACGCTACGCAATTCTTGGAGTCTGCAATCTCGCCCTGGCTTTCAAAGCCCTCTCAAAGCAGGAGGACTCCGGGCTTGTGATTCTCAACAATATCATTGTCTTCGAAAAAGACAATTCAACCGCTGTGGGGCTGCTTAAACCCACTCATTACATGGCTATGATTCAGAATGAGTCAATAATCGATGATGCGGCTACGATTGAAAGGAAACTCTACGAGGTGCTCGACTCTCTGAGCAGAAAGAAAACCGCGAAACGAAATTCCTTCTCTACCTCGTTTCAGCGGGCTGTTGCCTGATCCACACTCTCCCTCAGATCAGAACAACTCTTTATATCCTCAAGCGCGGGAATCCCGATTCCTACGGGTACACATTCCTGCGCTCTTCTGTAATACCTCAGCCCTCTCTCCTCCGCTCCGCTGCAGAATTCAAGTTTTGAATACCCCAGAAGCACTCTGTAGCGGCTGTACCTCTCTGGTACCTTGTCAAGAAGAACAAGTGAACTGTCAAACAGCTCCCGCCCGCGTTGGAAATCCTTACTTGACAATGCCAATGATCCCCTGTAATAACAGTTAAGTGCAAGTCCCCCGAAATCTTTCTTTTTACGCTGTTTCAGTGCCGCTACCCTGAACTCTTTCTCTGCCTCGGATACTTTCCCCCCGGCCATCAGAACTCTCCCCTGCACCATGCTCCACAATATATGATCTCTTTCCGGATAACTCATCCCGCTTATCATTCTTGCGCTGTCAATTTCACCACGGCTGATATATGTCAGGCAGATAAATGCTGCGGCCGATGATGCGGTGAGGCTGTCTCCAAGAAACATGAACTCATCCTG encodes the following:
- a CDS encoding tetratricopeptide repeat protein → MKRKFNVFSLCFVLLFSCGGRKVSNYDRTAAAYGRSAYNCFRDGNFAEAKKLYRRALISAGRSDMPHQRARYFFNIGRVLFEEGEYDSANQYFILSQDEFMFLGDSLTASSAAAFICLTYISRGEIDSARMISGMSYPERDHILWSMVQGRVLMAGGKVSEAEKEFRVAALKQRKKKDFGGLALNCYYRGSLALSSKDFQRGRELFDSSLVLLDKVPERYSRYRVLLGYSKLEFCSGAEERGLRYYRRAQECVPVGIGIPALEDIKSCSDLRESVDQATAR